The following are from one region of the Salinirussus salinus genome:
- a CDS encoding asparagine synthase C-terminal domain-containing protein — protein sequence MRGADPDLVRRALADRDPLPGTTGFAGALDGRLVRDVLGREPLYTDPGNGDWSHDPADLDEPVPVPAGHVREGVETERVWRLPDPDPVGDRGAVEAVRRALGAALDGVAARGTDGLAVAFSGGVDSALLAARLDAPLYVAGFSDSADVAAAREGARLLGREADLRVVKLDHDRLVAAVPEVVAATGRTDPMDVGIALPLFLVARRAAADGHDRLALGQGADELFGGYDKVAGAPTDSRVEATTVRGARREVLGSLPGQLPRDVLALRAAGVEPVTPLLHDRVVRAALALDGEALAGGSERKRALRLAARAWLPDRLAFRKKRAVQYGSHVDRELARLARRNGFKPRMEDNVQRYVESLVV from the coding sequence ATGCGCGGCGCCGACCCCGACCTCGTCCGCCGGGCGCTCGCCGACCGCGACCCCCTACCCGGCACGACCGGCTTCGCCGGCGCTCTCGACGGCCGGCTCGTCCGCGACGTGCTCGGCCGGGAACCGCTGTACACCGACCCGGGGAACGGGGACTGGAGTCACGACCCCGCCGACCTCGACGAGCCGGTCCCGGTCCCGGCCGGGCACGTCCGCGAAGGGGTGGAGACCGAGCGCGTCTGGCGCCTTCCCGACCCGGATCCGGTCGGGGACCGGGGAGCGGTCGAGGCGGTCCGGCGGGCGCTCGGTGCGGCACTGGACGGGGTTGCCGCCCGCGGGACCGACGGGCTCGCCGTCGCCTTTTCGGGGGGTGTTGACTCGGCGCTGCTGGCCGCCCGGCTGGACGCGCCGCTGTACGTCGCGGGCTTTTCGGACAGCGCGGACGTGGCCGCCGCCCGCGAGGGGGCGCGCCTGCTCGGGCGCGAGGCGGACCTGCGGGTCGTGAAACTCGACCACGACCGGCTGGTGGCGGCGGTGCCCGAGGTGGTGGCGGCGACGGGCCGGACGGACCCGATGGACGTCGGGATCGCTCTCCCGCTGTTTCTGGTCGCCCGCCGGGCGGCCGCCGACGGCCACGACCGGCTGGCGCTCGGCCAGGGTGCCGACGAGCTGTTCGGCGGCTACGACAAAGTCGCCGGCGCGCCCACCGATTCCCGGGTGGAGGCCACGACCGTCCGTGGGGCGCGCCGCGAGGTGCTGGGGTCGCTGCCCGGGCAGCTCCCGCGGGACGTGCTCGCCTTGCGGGCTGCGGGTGTCGAACCCGTCACGCCGCTGTTGCACGACCGCGTGGTTCGGGCGGCGCTGGCGCTCGACGGCGAGGCGCTCGCGGGCGGCAGCGAGCGCAAGCGCGCGCTCCGGCTTGCGGCCCGTGCGTGGCTCCCCGACCGGCTGGCCTTCCGGAAAAAGCGGGCTGTCCAGTACGGCAGCCACGTCGACCGCGAACTCGCCCGGCTGGCCCGACGGAACGGCTTCAAGCCCCGGATGGAGGACAACGTCCAGCGGTACGTCGAATCGCTGGTGGTATAG
- a CDS encoding NUDIX hydrolase, giving the protein METTRHFVATVYVVNDGATALHRHDKLDMWLPPGGHIDRDETPHGAARREVREELGMDVELVAPQDGVDSPTAESIPKPQHFLLEDINTCGGEVGHQHIDFVFYGQVESRDITPGPGEQPAADWEWLTPGDLRDRADELEADVVEVGQRAIEAVESV; this is encoded by the coding sequence ATGGAGACGACGCGTCACTTCGTCGCGACGGTCTACGTCGTCAACGACGGCGCGACCGCGCTGCACCGCCACGACAAGCTCGACATGTGGCTTCCGCCCGGTGGCCACATCGACCGCGACGAGACCCCCCACGGGGCCGCCCGGCGGGAGGTGCGGGAGGAGCTCGGGATGGATGTCGAGCTGGTCGCGCCGCAGGACGGGGTCGACTCGCCGACCGCCGAGAGCATCCCCAAGCCCCAGCACTTCCTGCTGGAGGACATCAACACCTGCGGCGGCGAGGTCGGCCACCAGCATATCGACTTCGTCTTCTACGGGCAGGTCGAAAGCCGCGACATCACCCCCGGACCGGGCGAGCAGCCCGCCGCCGACTGGGAGTGGCTCACGCCGGGGGACCTGCGTGACCGGGCCGACGAACTCGAGGCGGACGTGGTCGAGGTCGGGCAACGGGCTATCGAGGCCGTGGAGTCGGTGTAG
- a CDS encoding DUF2061 domain-containing protein, which translates to MSFVARRRFLAKTLTYRLTSLAVTVTVAYLVVGDGGAALGIGLGASLVKMGVYYAHERAWAAVLPPPRVGGQGRR; encoded by the coding sequence TTGTCATTCGTCGCACGCCGGCGGTTTCTTGCCAAGACCCTCACCTACCGGCTGACGAGCCTGGCGGTGACGGTGACGGTCGCCTACCTCGTGGTGGGTGACGGCGGGGCGGCGCTGGGCATCGGGCTCGGTGCGAGCCTCGTGAAGATGGGCGTCTACTACGCCCACGAGCGCGCCTGGGCGGCGGTCCTGCCGCCGCCACGGGTCGGGGGACAAGGCCGGCGCTGA
- the glyA gene encoding serine hydroxymethyltransferase yields the protein MSYDRVRETDPAVADALASERERQNDTLAMIASENHASEAVMEAQGSELTNKYAEGYPGERYYAGCEHADTVEELARERAKELWGADHVNVQPHSGTQANMGVYLAMLEPGDKILSMELEHGGHLSHGHPANFTGKTYEVEQYGVDPETGYIDYEDLAATAAEFEPDIVVSGYSAYPRDIDFERIQGVADDVGAYHLADIAHTTGLVAAGVHSSPVGVADFVTGSTHKTIRSGRGGIIMCEEEYADDVDAAVFPGAQGGPLMHNIAGKAVGFKEALEPEFEEYAQQVVDNARALGERLQEHGFSLVSGGTDTHLVLVDLRESHPETTGKDAETALEEVGIVLNANTVPGETRSAFNPSGIRAGTPALTTRGFGEEACREVADLISRVVDDYDDESVKAEVADRVDELTDEYTLYD from the coding sequence ATGAGCTACGACAGGGTCAGGGAGACCGACCCCGCGGTCGCGGACGCACTCGCGAGCGAGCGCGAGCGCCAGAACGACACGCTGGCGATGATCGCCAGCGAGAACCACGCCAGCGAGGCCGTCATGGAGGCCCAGGGCTCGGAACTCACCAACAAGTACGCCGAGGGCTACCCCGGCGAGCGCTACTACGCGGGCTGCGAGCACGCCGACACCGTCGAGGAACTCGCCCGCGAGCGCGCGAAGGAACTGTGGGGGGCCGACCACGTCAACGTCCAGCCACACTCCGGTACCCAGGCCAACATGGGCGTCTACCTCGCGATGCTCGAGCCCGGGGACAAGATCCTCTCGATGGAACTCGAGCACGGCGGCCACCTCTCGCACGGCCACCCCGCCAACTTCACCGGCAAGACCTACGAGGTCGAACAGTACGGCGTCGACCCCGAGACGGGCTACATCGACTACGAGGACCTCGCAGCGACCGCCGCCGAGTTCGAGCCCGACATCGTCGTCTCGGGCTACTCCGCGTACCCCCGCGACATCGACTTCGAGCGCATCCAGGGCGTCGCCGACGACGTGGGCGCCTACCACCTCGCCGACATCGCCCACACCACGGGCCTGGTCGCCGCGGGCGTCCACTCCTCGCCGGTCGGCGTCGCCGACTTCGTCACCGGCTCGACACACAAGACGATCCGCTCGGGCCGCGGTGGCATCATCATGTGTGAGGAGGAGTACGCCGACGACGTCGACGCGGCGGTGTTCCCGGGCGCGCAGGGCGGCCCGCTGATGCACAACATCGCGGGCAAGGCAGTCGGGTTCAAGGAAGCGCTGGAACCGGAGTTCGAGGAGTACGCCCAGCAGGTCGTCGACAACGCCCGCGCGCTCGGCGAGCGACTCCAGGAACACGGCTTCTCGCTGGTGTCGGGCGGGACCGACACCCACCTCGTGCTGGTCGACTTGCGCGAGTCCCACCCCGAGACGACCGGCAAGGACGCCGAGACGGCCCTGGAGGAAGTCGGCATCGTCCTCAACGCCAACACCGTCCCCGGCGAGACCCGCTCGGCCTTTAACCCCTCGGGGATCCGCGCCGGCACGCCCGCGCTCACCACCCGCGGCTTCGGCGAGGAGGCCTGCCGCGAGGTCGCCGACCTCATCTCCCGCGTCGTCGACGACTACGACGACGAGAGCGTGAAAGCCGAGGTCGCCGACCGCGTCGACGAGCTCACCGACGAGTACACGCTGTACGACTGA
- a CDS encoding halocyanin domain-containing protein → MAIDWLPAPDSVTTATDPPAFTVAPRRVAAVDDELENQVYRFFETLVRYKLPDIDFRRLDAVASGPQTTAVVGPYDRDNAVDDDDPAPDPPGGADWFISGDPTNSRTELTGLRDSTVVVAEPSLSADRATVGERSIAAGTSEANGYRDQPGMDEVLTGLADADFRRLQPVGSTVDRRPERGLFPDELAYGLGLRFDGESTTVTVVRVFDSTPPEQDLEAWLAANDSPGLDGPELLDQRAVFSRELPTDEVTLRTLATPVRRIETADPAVVPSDSKTTVYTTASQFFYKPFYQDGLTVPSDRPVEFVLRSEDVVHGFEITGTPVDRTLVPGERARVSLSLDAGEYTVLTSRYNGEGTDATRARLTVEGVGQRGRLEEWLAETNNFDGSVTDATDRDEVTVRVGAEGNGGPFAFDPPAVRVESGTTVRWEWSSEGAQHSVTHTDEAFGTGVKEAPFSYEHVFDEAGMYRYYCLPHRGLGMKGAILVGG, encoded by the coding sequence GTGGCTATCGACTGGCTTCCTGCTCCCGACTCGGTAACGACGGCGACCGACCCGCCAGCCTTCACCGTCGCCCCACGACGCGTTGCCGCCGTCGATGACGAACTCGAGAATCAGGTGTACCGTTTCTTCGAAACGCTGGTCAGGTACAAACTCCCTGACATCGACTTCCGCCGGCTTGATGCTGTAGCCAGCGGTCCGCAAACGACTGCTGTGGTCGGGCCATACGACAGAGACAACGCTGTCGACGACGACGACCCGGCCCCGGACCCGCCAGGCGGGGCCGACTGGTTCATCAGCGGCGACCCGACGAACAGCCGGACAGAGCTGACCGGCCTCCGCGACTCGACCGTCGTCGTCGCCGAACCGAGCCTTTCGGCGGACCGGGCGACTGTCGGCGAACGCTCCATAGCCGCTGGCACCAGTGAGGCCAACGGCTACCGCGACCAGCCCGGGATGGACGAGGTCCTCACCGGGCTCGCGGACGCCGACTTCCGGCGGCTCCAGCCGGTCGGGTCGACGGTGGACCGGCGGCCGGAGCGGGGCCTGTTTCCCGACGAACTGGCGTACGGCCTCGGTCTCCGGTTCGACGGGGAATCGACTACCGTGACGGTCGTCAGGGTGTTCGACTCGACGCCCCCCGAACAGGACCTGGAGGCGTGGCTGGCGGCCAACGATTCGCCAGGCCTCGACGGCCCGGAGTTACTGGACCAACGCGCGGTGTTCAGCAGAGAACTACCGACCGACGAGGTGACGTTGCGAACGCTTGCCACGCCGGTCAGGCGTATCGAGACGGCTGACCCCGCCGTTGTCCCGTCAGACTCGAAAACGACGGTCTACACGACCGCTAGCCAGTTCTTTTACAAGCCGTTCTACCAGGACGGTCTGACGGTCCCGTCCGACCGCCCGGTGGAGTTCGTCCTCCGGTCGGAGGATGTCGTCCATGGATTCGAGATAACCGGGACGCCAGTTGACCGGACACTCGTTCCCGGCGAGCGCGCACGCGTGTCGCTCTCCCTGGATGCAGGGGAGTACACCGTCCTGACGAGCCGCTACAACGGCGAAGGCACGGACGCGACGAGGGCTCGGTTGACCGTCGAGGGGGTCGGACAGCGGGGTCGTCTCGAGGAGTGGCTGGCGGAGACAAACAACTTCGACGGCAGCGTCACCGACGCAACCGATCGAGACGAAGTCACCGTTCGTGTCGGTGCGGAGGGTAATGGCGGTCCGTTCGCGTTCGACCCGCCCGCGGTCCGCGTCGAGTCCGGCACGACCGTGCGCTGGGAGTGGTCGAGTGAGGGAGCCCAGCACAGTGTCACTCACACCGACGAGGCGTTCGGGACTGGCGTCAAGGAAGCCCCTTTCAGCTACGAGCACGTCTTCGACGAAGCCGGGATGTACCGGTACTACTGTCTACCACACAGGGGGCTGGGGATGAAAGGCGCTATCCTCGTCGGCGGATAG